One window of the Anaeromyxobacter dehalogenans 2CP-C genome contains the following:
- a CDS encoding glycosyltransferase — protein MSIDRRYVIVSPCRDEAKFIRRTLDSVAAQTVPPALWVVVDDGSTDETGEILDDYARRLPFLRVLHRRDRGRRSVGPGVIEAFYAGLETVDLDQFAYLCKLDMDLDLPPRYFELLMAEMEAEPRLGSTSGKPWFHHPETGVLTPETMGDEMSVGASKFYRVGCFREVGGFARRVMWDGIDCHRARMLGWTVRSIDREELRFLHLRPMGSSDKGILTGRKRLGYGQYAMGTSPLFIVASALYRLPTRPVITGSAAMLWGYFSSAFRREPRYEDPQFRRFLRRFQRLSLVMGKAAAVRKLTEERRPLWEAAHPEAGQRGEASPEVVPSMSRASM, from the coding sequence GTGTCCATCGATCGACGCTACGTGATCGTGTCGCCGTGCCGCGACGAGGCGAAGTTCATCCGGCGCACGCTCGACAGCGTGGCCGCGCAGACGGTGCCGCCGGCGCTGTGGGTGGTCGTGGACGACGGCTCCACCGACGAGACCGGCGAGATCCTGGACGACTACGCGCGGCGGCTCCCGTTCCTGCGCGTGCTCCACCGGCGCGACCGTGGCCGGCGCAGCGTGGGGCCGGGCGTGATCGAGGCGTTCTACGCCGGGCTGGAGACGGTGGACCTCGACCAGTTCGCCTACCTCTGCAAGCTCGACATGGATCTCGATCTCCCGCCCCGCTACTTCGAGCTGCTCATGGCGGAGATGGAGGCGGAGCCTCGGCTCGGCTCCACCTCGGGCAAGCCGTGGTTCCACCACCCGGAGACCGGCGTGCTGACGCCGGAGACGATGGGCGACGAGATGTCGGTCGGCGCCTCGAAGTTCTACCGGGTCGGCTGCTTCCGCGAGGTGGGTGGGTTCGCGCGCCGGGTGATGTGGGACGGCATCGACTGCCACCGCGCCCGGATGCTCGGCTGGACCGTGCGGAGCATCGACCGCGAGGAGCTGCGGTTCCTCCACCTGCGCCCGATGGGCTCGAGCGACAAGGGGATCCTCACGGGCCGCAAGCGGCTCGGGTACGGTCAGTACGCGATGGGGACCTCGCCGCTGTTCATCGTGGCGAGCGCGCTCTATCGCCTGCCTACCCGCCCGGTGATCACCGGGAGCGCGGCCATGCTATGGGGATACTTCTCGAGCGCGTTCCGGCGGGAGCCGCGGTACGAGGACCCGCAGTTCCGGCGCTTCCTGCGCCGGTTCCAGCGGCTGAGCCTCGTGATGGGGAAGGCGGCTGCGGTCCGGAAGCTCACGGAGGAGCGACGCCCCCTCTGGGAAGCGGCGCACCCGGAGGCAGGGCAACGGGGTGAGGCGTCCCCCGAAGTCGTTCCCTCCATGAGCCGTGCGTCGATGTAA
- a CDS encoding O-antigen ligase family protein → MNGAVVRWASVGRDRGPAVAVLGAVGLATCVAVIAGNGNPALAVVPVALATALYVMAKAPLRVSVSALVLLVLSLDRSGDAAGIWNTPVAILGDLLSNTLQHAIRVPVPLSGLDLAALYLLAVGALRGATRAAAEQEARGRAAGAISQFLWLYVLGLAFADLNGAVRGAGIGLYKLRQLLEIPLLFLLFDRAFRTPRDLRLIGRVVVAGACVKSVLALAVQNVFAPALTGGQLAHATNHGDSVLFSIAIFLVVVDFTERVHPHRWRRIGVILPLLVMGVIANDRRIAWVMLAVGLVTAYVLSPPRRWKRAVTRGVLIAAPVLVLYVAVGWERAGGIFAPVHTIRSLTDSSIDSSAFWRDVENWNIAVSIREQPILGIGLGREYTEHMRGDDISSIFADFRAWPHNSVLGLLLFAGPIAFTAIWSLFGFTAFLAIRAYRVAVRPDERAAALGCVAAVIACAVLAFSDTGAYHPQYRVFSALALAIAGKVAVSSGAWPRRAEPRGA, encoded by the coding sequence GTGAACGGCGCCGTCGTCCGCTGGGCGAGCGTGGGGCGCGACCGCGGCCCCGCGGTGGCCGTGCTCGGCGCGGTGGGCCTCGCCACCTGCGTCGCCGTGATCGCCGGGAACGGCAACCCGGCGCTGGCGGTGGTGCCGGTCGCCCTGGCGACGGCGCTGTACGTGATGGCGAAGGCGCCGCTGCGGGTCTCGGTGTCCGCGCTGGTCCTGCTCGTCCTCTCGCTCGACCGCTCCGGTGACGCGGCGGGGATCTGGAACACGCCGGTCGCCATCCTCGGCGACCTGCTCAGCAACACCCTGCAGCACGCCATCCGCGTGCCGGTCCCGCTGAGCGGGCTCGACCTGGCGGCGCTCTACCTGCTCGCGGTGGGGGCGCTCCGGGGCGCCACCCGGGCCGCGGCGGAGCAGGAGGCGCGGGGCCGCGCCGCCGGGGCGATCTCGCAGTTCCTCTGGCTCTACGTGCTGGGGCTGGCGTTCGCCGACCTGAACGGCGCGGTGCGCGGCGCCGGCATCGGCCTGTACAAGCTGCGCCAGCTGCTGGAGATCCCGCTGCTCTTCCTGCTGTTCGACCGCGCGTTCCGCACGCCGCGCGACCTTCGCCTGATCGGGCGGGTGGTGGTGGCCGGGGCCTGCGTGAAGTCGGTGCTGGCGCTGGCGGTCCAGAACGTGTTCGCGCCGGCCCTCACCGGCGGCCAGCTCGCGCACGCGACCAACCACGGCGACTCGGTGCTGTTCTCGATCGCCATCTTCCTGGTGGTGGTGGACTTCACCGAGCGCGTGCACCCGCACCGCTGGCGCCGCATCGGCGTCATCCTGCCGTTGCTGGTGATGGGGGTGATCGCGAACGACCGGCGCATCGCGTGGGTGATGCTCGCGGTGGGCCTGGTGACCGCGTACGTGCTCAGCCCGCCGCGCCGGTGGAAGCGCGCGGTGACGCGTGGGGTGCTGATCGCCGCACCGGTCCTGGTGCTGTACGTCGCGGTCGGCTGGGAACGCGCGGGCGGGATCTTCGCCCCGGTCCACACGATCCGCTCGCTGACCGACTCCTCCATCGACTCGTCCGCGTTCTGGCGCGACGTCGAGAACTGGAACATCGCCGTCTCGATCCGGGAGCAGCCCATCCTCGGGATCGGCCTGGGCCGGGAGTACACCGAGCACATGCGCGGCGACGACATCAGCTCGATCTTCGCCGACTTCCGGGCGTGGCCGCACAACAGCGTGCTCGGGCTGCTGCTGTTCGCGGGGCCGATCGCGTTCACCGCGATCTGGTCGCTGTTCGGGTTCACCGCGTTCCTGGCCATCCGTGCCTACCGCGTCGCGGTGCGGCCCGACGAGCGCGCCGCCGCGCTCGGCTGCGTGGCGGCGGTGATCGCCTGCGCGGTGCTCGCGTTCAGCGACACGGGCGCCTACCACCCGCAGTACCGCGTCTTCTCGGCGCTGGCGCTCGCGATCGCCGGCAAGGTCGCGGTCTCGTCGGGCGCGTGGCCGCGGCGCGCGGAGCCGCGCGGCGCGTGA
- a CDS encoding glycosyl hydrolase family 28-related protein yields the protein MRPAILALLLAAAAGSARGAAPSAALPPRDLCAEAGIPVERCTRWQPGIPGGIPRRTKICATLDAAALGDGRADAAGAIQSAIARCPEGSVVFLPAGTYRITSSIMLDKGVVLRGAGPAATRIRYDSPRDLAAVYVAKLWPEYNEPAVDVTADVPKGAMAIPVASTKGFAPGDIVQIDQLDDPAYVDHGGCRWMKRGPNRGDDRRPASPEGYRAQGQTVEVIGVAGKTLRLAAPVHLGFRAALKPQVFKPTGPMTPSGPTLKYAGVEDLYVTGGRNGMIVMMNAAYSWIANVESDGSPATGLGMKGAHVTLESCFRCVVRDSYLHDATEVRQGGGAYGLSVMSQSSDCLVENNVIFNLNKPLVMRASGGGNVVAYNYVEDAWTGAMPSMQETTIDGGHASFPHMELFEGNWAAHIGTDAVWGNSGWLTFFRNHASAQQLRSGTAPETFDVAAIGLEARGHFMTVVGNVLGVPEKGLVYEVRSNPPGTGQPAVYRIGHRANGGNGGGDSNAYEDPQRPGTTARTLLRHGNFDFVTNRTIWDPAIPSRSLPPSLYLTEKPAFFAERPWPWVDPDGSLKLRTLPAKERFDLLQARRPSR from the coding sequence GTGAGACCAGCCATCCTCGCCCTGCTCCTCGCCGCCGCCGCGGGCAGCGCCCGCGGCGCCGCGCCGTCCGCGGCCCTGCCGCCCCGCGATCTCTGCGCCGAGGCCGGCATCCCCGTGGAGCGGTGCACGCGCTGGCAGCCGGGAATCCCGGGCGGGATTCCCCGCCGGACCAAGATCTGCGCGACCCTCGACGCGGCGGCGCTGGGCGACGGCAGGGCCGATGCGGCCGGCGCGATCCAGTCCGCGATCGCGCGGTGCCCCGAGGGCTCGGTGGTCTTCCTGCCCGCCGGCACCTACCGCATCACCTCGAGCATCATGCTCGACAAGGGCGTGGTCCTGCGCGGCGCCGGGCCCGCGGCCACCCGGATCCGGTACGACAGCCCCAGGGACCTCGCCGCCGTGTACGTGGCGAAGCTCTGGCCCGAGTACAACGAGCCCGCCGTGGACGTGACCGCGGACGTGCCGAAGGGCGCGATGGCGATCCCGGTCGCGAGCACGAAGGGCTTCGCGCCCGGTGACATCGTCCAGATCGACCAGCTGGACGACCCGGCCTACGTAGACCACGGCGGCTGCCGCTGGATGAAGCGTGGCCCGAACCGCGGCGATGACCGCCGCCCGGCCTCGCCCGAGGGCTACCGCGCGCAGGGGCAGACGGTGGAGGTGATCGGCGTCGCCGGGAAGACGCTCCGGCTCGCCGCGCCGGTCCACCTCGGCTTCCGGGCGGCGCTGAAGCCCCAGGTCTTCAAGCCGACCGGGCCCATGACGCCGTCCGGTCCGACGCTGAAGTACGCAGGCGTGGAGGATCTCTACGTCACGGGCGGCCGCAACGGCATGATCGTGATGATGAACGCCGCGTACTCGTGGATCGCGAACGTGGAGAGCGACGGCAGCCCCGCCACCGGGCTGGGCATGAAGGGGGCCCACGTCACGCTGGAGAGCTGCTTCCGCTGCGTGGTGCGCGACAGCTACCTGCACGACGCGACGGAGGTCCGCCAGGGCGGCGGCGCCTACGGCCTGTCGGTGATGTCGCAGAGCTCCGACTGCCTGGTGGAGAACAACGTCATCTTCAACCTGAACAAGCCCCTCGTCATGCGCGCGAGCGGGGGCGGGAACGTCGTCGCGTACAACTACGTCGAGGACGCCTGGACCGGCGCCATGCCGTCCATGCAGGAGACCACCATCGACGGCGGGCACGCGTCCTTCCCGCACATGGAGCTGTTCGAGGGGAACTGGGCCGCGCACATCGGCACCGACGCGGTCTGGGGCAACTCGGGCTGGCTCACGTTCTTCCGGAACCACGCGAGCGCCCAGCAGCTGCGGTCTGGCACCGCCCCGGAGACGTTCGACGTGGCGGCCATCGGCCTGGAGGCCAGGGGGCACTTCATGACGGTGGTCGGCAACGTCCTCGGCGTTCCGGAGAAGGGGCTGGTCTACGAGGTGCGCTCCAACCCGCCCGGGACGGGGCAGCCCGCCGTGTACCGGATCGGCCATCGCGCGAACGGGGGCAACGGCGGCGGCGACTCCAACGCCTACGAGGATCCGCAGCGACCCGGGACCACCGCGCGGACGCTGCTGCGCCACGGGAACTTCGACTTCGTGACCAACCGGACGATCTGGGATCCCGCCATCCCCTCGCGCAGCCTCCCCCCGTCGCTCTACCTGACCGAGAAGCCGGCGTTCTTCGCCGAGCGTCCGTGGCCGTGGGTCGATCCGGACGGATCGCTCAAGCTGAGGACGCTGCCGGCCAAGGAGCGGTTCGACCTCCTGCAGGCGCGGAGGCCCTCGCGCTGA
- a CDS encoding glycoside hydrolase family 9 protein, with amino-acid sequence MLLAVLVASLASATPAPVASAAPGLEPLRRAYGAAVGRVALWRRAREREDAPPFGHLATSQVGYAPRMQKRFTSPRPFTSFEVVRESDGAVAFRGGPPVRAVGTDLLGATRTVWIGDFSPLAEPGRYRVVLDGGLASHPFGVGREVFDPAVRAVQRWFYYQRAFTAVEAPWAEGPWTHPSDAAKAPPGVRKGWHDAGDFSIYNAPLATALFWMLAAYDDFAPSDDATHVPESGNGAPDLLDEARWGLEWLVSVQDAATGGFASTTCQDRYARYGENTHASVPPYRAGEVGTLATARAVGTLAFAAAVFDRRDPGFAARCLAAARRGYAYLEARPGEASDGPSCPAYRRDGDAEVGRHVRMYAAAGMLRATGERRFAADFERASIASWADPDYHHVAAFAARLYLRAPAGDPARKQALRERFRALAQEVRVAADAHPFELAARYQWGSISAALHRAGASSAWACVDAGGRGEDCDRALAPIHYALGRNYLQLCYVTGLPGVTRGVRRVFHHWLATLRAEPPVFPGALAGGPNPRPDPRDVSYPQARPRPIWGYFGDPAFPRDDATPIEGRYTENDSWSTNETAADWQGAALYGLHLAQWLARRADAP; translated from the coding sequence GTGCTCCTCGCCGTCCTCGTCGCGTCACTCGCCTCGGCGACCCCCGCGCCGGTCGCGAGCGCCGCCCCGGGCCTGGAGCCGCTGCGCCGCGCCTACGGCGCCGCGGTGGGCCGCGTCGCGCTCTGGCGCCGCGCGCGCGAGCGCGAGGACGCGCCGCCATTCGGCCACCTCGCCACCTCGCAGGTGGGCTACGCCCCACGCATGCAGAAGCGCTTCACCTCGCCGCGCCCGTTCACGTCGTTCGAGGTGGTGCGCGAATCCGACGGCGCGGTCGCGTTCCGCGGCGGCCCCCCGGTCCGCGCCGTCGGCACCGACCTGCTCGGCGCGACCCGCACCGTCTGGATCGGCGACTTCTCGCCGCTCGCCGAGCCCGGGCGCTACCGCGTGGTCCTCGACGGCGGGCTGGCCAGCCATCCGTTCGGCGTCGGCCGCGAGGTGTTCGATCCGGCGGTGCGCGCGGTCCAGCGCTGGTTCTACTACCAGCGCGCCTTCACGGCGGTGGAGGCCCCCTGGGCCGAGGGCCCCTGGACGCACCCCAGCGACGCCGCGAAGGCGCCGCCGGGCGTGCGGAAGGGCTGGCACGACGCGGGCGACTTCTCGATCTACAACGCGCCGCTCGCGACGGCGCTGTTCTGGATGCTGGCGGCGTACGACGACTTCGCTCCCTCGGACGACGCGACCCACGTCCCGGAGTCCGGCAACGGCGCCCCGGACCTGCTCGACGAGGCGCGCTGGGGGCTGGAGTGGCTGGTGTCCGTGCAGGACGCGGCGACCGGCGGCTTCGCCTCGACCACCTGCCAGGATCGCTACGCGCGCTACGGCGAGAACACGCACGCCTCGGTGCCCCCGTACCGCGCCGGCGAGGTCGGGACGCTCGCGACCGCGCGCGCCGTGGGGACGCTCGCGTTCGCGGCGGCGGTGTTCGACCGGCGCGATCCCGGCTTCGCGGCGCGCTGCCTGGCCGCGGCCCGGCGCGGCTACGCGTACCTGGAGGCCCGCCCGGGCGAGGCGAGCGACGGCCCGTCGTGCCCCGCCTACCGCCGCGACGGCGACGCGGAGGTGGGGCGGCACGTCCGGATGTACGCGGCGGCGGGGATGCTGCGCGCGACGGGGGAGCGCCGCTTCGCCGCGGACTTCGAGCGCGCCTCGATCGCGTCCTGGGCCGATCCCGACTACCACCACGTGGCCGCGTTCGCGGCCCGCCTCTACCTGCGGGCGCCGGCCGGGGACCCCGCCCGCAAGCAGGCGCTGCGCGAGCGCTTCCGCGCGCTCGCCCAGGAGGTGCGCGTCGCGGCGGACGCCCATCCCTTCGAGCTGGCGGCGCGCTACCAGTGGGGCTCCATCAGCGCCGCGCTGCACCGCGCCGGCGCCTCCAGCGCCTGGGCCTGCGTGGACGCGGGCGGGCGCGGCGAGGACTGCGACCGCGCGCTCGCGCCGATCCACTACGCGCTCGGCCGGAACTACCTGCAGCTCTGCTACGTGACCGGGCTGCCGGGGGTCACGCGCGGCGTGCGGCGGGTGTTCCATCACTGGCTCGCGACGCTGCGCGCCGAGCCCCCCGTGTTCCCCGGGGCGCTGGCGGGGGGCCCGAACCCCCGGCCCGACCCGCGCGACGTCTCGTACCCGCAGGCGCGGCCCAGGCCGATCTGGGGCTACTTCGGCGACCCCGCGTTCCCGCGCGACGACGCGACGCCGATCGAGGGCCGCTACACCGAGAACGACAGCTGGTCCACGAACGAGACCGCCGCCGACTGGCAGGGCGCCGCGCTGTACGGGCTCCACCTCGCGCAGTGGCTCGCGCGACGGGCGGACGCGCCCTGA
- the asnB gene encoding asparagine synthase (glutamine-hydrolyzing), whose amino-acid sequence MCGIAGILGKLGDANRAALARMSAALVHRGPDADGTWESTPDAEGRGAMLAHRRLAILDLSPAGAQPMTDPVTGHVVAYNGEIYDYAELRRRLEAEGHAFASSGDTAVMLRALAVHGDEALGWLRGMFVFALWNPAARTLRLARDPLGIKPLYVARRREPGGDWSIAFASELRALLASGLLGTPRLDPGAVASVVWNGFVVGPGTAVEGVELLWPGRAVEFGPDGAERRAVDFWSIPGAPARRPTTEADLARAIEHDVELHLASDVPLAVFLSGGIDSSAVANLAQRVARTPVHTFTLAFEEQELNEGPIARRIAEAIGTQHQEVVLTEGHFVEHLEAALDSLDQPTFDGLNSYYLSHAIRSAGFTVALAGTGGDELFGGYTSFRDLPVLQRLSQRLGWVPLGLRVAAATVGTAPLRRGRGATPPQTRWAKLPEMVRRGADLSGLYQLAYALFLPGFQRELVGEGTVAALRDGLPPAMRARLDAETGSRSALSALSVLEQRLFLGERLLRDNDVASMAASLEQRVPLVDQALFECVDALPDDLRYSPIGKKALLRRVGLRGLDPALFDRPKSGFVLPFDRWIRRGLRTAMDEAMRDAAAVRQAGLDPDAVGRLWRAFLDGAPGIYWSRVWSVYVLIRWCHRHRVLA is encoded by the coding sequence ATGTGCGGCATCGCGGGCATCCTCGGCAAGCTGGGCGACGCGAACCGGGCGGCGCTGGCGCGCATGAGCGCCGCGCTCGTCCACCGCGGCCCGGACGCCGACGGGACCTGGGAGTCCACGCCCGACGCCGAGGGCCGGGGGGCGATGCTGGCGCACCGTCGCCTCGCGATCCTCGACCTCTCCCCGGCCGGCGCGCAGCCGATGACGGATCCGGTCACCGGCCACGTGGTCGCGTACAACGGCGAGATCTACGACTACGCGGAGCTCCGCCGGCGCCTCGAGGCGGAGGGGCACGCGTTCGCCTCCAGCGGGGACACCGCCGTGATGCTCCGCGCGCTCGCGGTCCACGGCGACGAGGCGCTGGGCTGGCTGCGGGGGATGTTCGTGTTCGCGCTGTGGAACCCGGCCGCCCGCACGCTGCGGCTGGCGCGCGATCCGCTGGGGATCAAGCCGCTGTACGTGGCGCGCCGCCGGGAGCCCGGCGGCGACTGGTCGATCGCGTTCGCCTCCGAGCTGCGGGCCCTGCTCGCCTCCGGGCTGCTCGGGACGCCCCGGCTCGATCCGGGCGCGGTGGCCTCGGTGGTGTGGAACGGGTTCGTGGTCGGCCCCGGGACGGCCGTGGAGGGGGTGGAGCTGCTGTGGCCGGGGCGCGCCGTGGAGTTCGGGCCGGACGGCGCCGAGCGGCGCGCCGTGGACTTCTGGAGCATCCCGGGCGCGCCGGCGCGGCGCCCCACCACCGAGGCCGACCTGGCCCGGGCGATCGAGCACGACGTGGAGCTCCACCTCGCGAGCGACGTCCCGCTCGCGGTGTTCCTGTCCGGGGGCATCGACTCGTCGGCGGTCGCGAACCTGGCGCAGCGCGTGGCGCGCACCCCCGTCCACACCTTCACGCTCGCGTTCGAGGAGCAGGAGCTGAACGAGGGCCCGATCGCGCGGCGCATCGCCGAGGCCATCGGGACGCAGCACCAGGAGGTCGTCCTCACCGAGGGGCACTTCGTCGAGCACCTCGAGGCCGCCCTGGACAGCCTGGACCAGCCGACGTTCGACGGCCTCAACTCCTACTACCTCTCGCACGCCATCCGCTCCGCCGGGTTCACGGTGGCGCTGGCCGGGACCGGCGGCGACGAGCTGTTCGGCGGGTACACCTCGTTCCGCGACCTGCCGGTGCTGCAGCGGCTCAGCCAGCGCCTGGGCTGGGTCCCGCTGGGCCTGCGCGTCGCGGCCGCGACGGTGGGGACGGCGCCGCTCCGGCGCGGGCGCGGGGCGACGCCGCCGCAGACGCGCTGGGCGAAGCTCCCGGAGATGGTCCGGCGCGGCGCCGACCTGTCCGGCCTGTACCAGCTGGCCTACGCGCTGTTCCTGCCGGGCTTCCAGCGCGAGCTGGTCGGGGAGGGCACCGTGGCGGCGCTCCGCGACGGCCTGCCGCCGGCCATGCGGGCCCGCCTCGACGCGGAGACCGGGAGCCGCTCGGCGCTGTCGGCCCTCAGCGTCCTGGAGCAGCGGCTGTTCCTGGGCGAGCGGCTCCTGCGCGACAACGACGTCGCGAGCATGGCGGCGTCGCTCGAGCAGCGCGTGCCGCTGGTGGACCAGGCGCTGTTCGAGTGCGTCGATGCGCTGCCGGACGATCTTCGCTACTCGCCGATCGGCAAGAAGGCCCTGCTGCGCCGCGTGGGCCTGCGCGGCCTCGATCCGGCGCTGTTCGACCGGCCGAAGAGCGGCTTCGTGCTGCCGTTCGACCGCTGGATCCGGCGGGGCCTGCGCACCGCGATGGACGAGGCGATGCGGGACGCGGCGGCGGTGCGGCAGGCCGGGCTGGATCCGGACGCGGTCGGCCGCCTCTGGCGGGCGTTCCTGGACGGCGCTCCCGGGATCTACTGGTCGAGGGTCTGGTCGGTCTACGTCCTGATCCGCTGGTGCCACCGGCACCGCGTGCTGGCCTGA